From Salminus brasiliensis chromosome 21, fSalBra1.hap2, whole genome shotgun sequence, a single genomic window includes:
- the dag1 gene encoding LOW QUALITY PROTEIN: dystroglycan 1 (The sequence of the model RefSeq protein was modified relative to this genomic sequence to represent the inferred CDS: inserted 1 base in 1 codon), which produces MKAPSFTGPVSEATSNNGISEVLKRLRQKTREESKRGEQKERVAGELEALLKRGSVLSGPAGGVHAAPSTGHPLLCQREKTKASMPNKPREFRDAECCCCCRPTPRLGGRTTAALLLLTLMLAGAQASWPQGPVEVLGDIVQLEASMHSAVLSDLQEAEAAVAAAAGTATEAAQPSGFPDSSAVVGRVFQMRIPTKAKDSSSVVKVTEAGKDTLPAWLHWEPMSSTLQGLPLEVDKGVHYISISITNASHAXQSPDVFSIEVHPEEHADADPVQLAVQSDSGDSQPFVCGNEEPVTVLTVILDADLTKMSSKQRVELLTNMKKFSGVGLQHMKILPVVNNRLFDMSAFMAGPGNAKKVVENGALLSWKLGCALDQSNIPNISSVQVPAKEGTMSAQLGYPVVGWHIANKKPHVPKRVRRQLNNTPTPVPSLLPPTTYPEPATRIVPTPSSPSFGPTSDSSAPPMRGPVPWPVRPTQRARESIAHTPTIGPPQPTKIMDTTSTIAIQPTMTRTVYVGPSVTPPTPTTRKPTKKPRKPKTTPVPREPKTTTAKPPRRTTPSVVLPDGNVRPELRNPIDQVKAYIGTYFEVKIPSDTFFDKEDGTTDKLRLTLRKNSDVVGEDSWIQFNSTSQLLYGLPDWQHEGKHEYFMQATDKGGLYTTDAFEVRVNRFGNNFKSPVLFAARFHGEPRSLTNDVHKKILLVKKLAYSFGDRNSSSITLRNITKGSIVVEWTNNSLQQHPCPKEQIQSMSRRISDAEGRPSHAFNNAMEPDFKPINITIKGTGNCSKYMFVPPEEIPDPMPPAVTPAVGAGRQSTDDVYLHTVIPAVVVAAILLIAGIIAMICYRKKRKGKLTIEDQATFIKKGVPIIFADELDDSKPPPSSSMPLILQEEKPPLPPPEYPNMASPETTPLNQDLLGEYTGLQDEDPNAPPYQPPPPFSTPMEGKGSRPKNMTPYRSPPPYVPP; this is translated from the exons ATGAAGGCTCCGAGCTTCACTGGTCCG GTCTCGGAGGCAACCTCTAACAATGGGATTTCAGAAGTACTGAAGAGACTGCGACAAAAGACGAGGGAAGAGAGCAAGCGGGGAGAACAAAAGGAAAGGGTTGCAGGGGAGCTGGAGGCACTTTTGAAAAGGGGATCAGTCCTTTCGGGCCCGGCGGGGGGTGTGCATGCTGCCCCCTCAACTGGACATCCTCTTTTGTGCCAGCGCGAGAAAACAAAAGCAAGTATGCCCAATAAACCGAGAGAGTTCCGGGATGCggaatgctgctgctgctgccgccccACGCCAAGGCTGGGGGGCAGGACTACGGCGGCGTTGCTCCTGCTGACGCTAATGCTAGCAGGGGCCCAGGCGTCTTGGCCGCAGGGgcctgtggaggtgctggggGACATCGTGCAGTTGGAGGCTTCCATGCACTCTGCCGTACTCTCCGACCTCCAGGAAGCAGAAGCGGCGGTGGCGGCTGCTGCGGGGACGGCCACCGAGGCGGCACAACCCAGCGGGTTCCCAGACTCCTCCGCGGTGGTGGGACGGGTGTTCCAGATGCGAATCCCCACCAAAGCCAAGGACTCGAGTAGCGTAGTTAAG GTTACCGAAGCAGGCAAAGACACCCTACCAGCATGGTTACACTGGGAGCCAATGAGCAGCACCCTTCAAGGACTTCCTCTGGAGGTAGACAAGGGTGTCCATTACATATCCATCTCCATTACAAATGCGAGTCACG TCCAGAGTCCAGATGTGTTCTCCATCGAGGTTCATCCCGAGGAACATGCCGACGCCGATCCCGTTCAGTTGGCAGTGCAGTCAGACAGCGGTGACTCTCAGCCTTTTGTGTGCGGCAACGAAGAGCCCGTCACTGTGCTCACGGTCATTTTGGACGCGGATCTTACCAAGATGAGCTCCAAGCAGAGAGTGGAGCTTTTGACCAACATGAAGAAGTTCTCAGGCGTGGGGCTCCAGCACATGAAGATCTTGCCTGTCGTCAACAACCGTTTGTTCGACATGTCCGCTTTCATGGCTGGACCAGGGAATGCCAAAAAGGTAGTGGAAAACGGTGCTCTTTTGTCCTGGAAACTAGGCTGTGCCCTGGACCAAAGCAACATTCCCAACATCAGCAGCGTCCAGGTTCCAGCGAAGGAAGGGACAATGTCCGCACAGTTGGGATACCCTGTCGTTGGATGGCACATTGCTAACAAGAAGCCTCATGTACCTAAAAGAGTCCGGCGGCAGCTTAACAACACCCCTACGCCTGTGCCCTCTTTGCTTCCTCCAACAACGTACCCCGAGCCAGCCACACGCATTGTGCCTACACCTTCATCGCCGTCGTTTGGACCAACTTCAGACAGTTCCGCACCACCTATGCGGGGCCCCGTACCTTGGCCTGTACGACCCACCCAACGTGCCAGAGAATCAATTGCCCACACTCCAACGATAGGACCCCCTCAGCCCACTAAAATTATGGACACCACCAGCACAATTGCCATCCAGCCCACGATGACCAGAACCGTGTATGTTGGTCCCTCTGTAACTCCGCCAACGCCAACTACGAGGAAACCGACAAAGAAGCCCAGGAAACCCAAAACCACCCCAGTGCCGAGAGAACCCAAGACGACCACAGCCAAGCCGCCCAGACGCACCACTCCCTCGGTTGTTTTACCAGACGGCAATGTGAGGCCAGAGCTGCGTAACCCAATCGATCAGGTGAAGGCGTACATCGGCACGTACTTTGAGGTGAAGATTCCCTCCGACACGTTCTTTGACAAAGAGGACGGTACAACAGACAAGCTGAGACTCACCTTGAGGAAAAACAGTGACGTTGTCGGAGAAGACTCTTGGATTCAGTTCAATAGCACCAGCCAGTTGCTTTATGGATTACCTGACTGGCAGCATGAGGGTAAACACGAGTACTTTATGCAGGCAACTGACAAAGGTGGTCTGTACACAACAGATGCCTTTGAGGTCCGAGTGAATCGCTTCGGAAACAACTTCAAGTCGCCGGTCCTGTTCGCCGCTCGATTCCATGGGGAACCTCGTTCTCTTACCAATGACGTCCACAAGAAGATCCTTCTGGTCAAGAAGCTGGCCTATTCGTTTGGCGATCGCAATTCTAGTTCAATTACTCTAAGAAATATCACCAAGGGATCCATAGTAGTGGAGTGGACCAACAACAGCCTCCAGCAGCACCCGTGCCCCAAGGAGCAGATCCAGTCGATGAGCCGCCGGATCTCTGACGCTGAAGGAAGACCGTCGCATGCGTTCAACAACGCCATGGAGCCGGACTTCAAACCCATAAACATCACCATCAAAGGAACCGGAAATTGTAGCAAGTACATGTTCGTTCCGCCAGAGGAGATCCCAGACCCGATGCCTCCGGCTGTTACTCCTGCCGTGGGAGCTGGCCGGCAGAGCACCGATGACGTTTACCTGCACACAGTCATACCAGCGGTGGTGGTTGCGGCGATCCTGTTGATCGCAGGCATCATTGCCATGATTTGCTACCGCAAGAAGCGCAAGGGGAAGCTTACCATCGAAGACCAGGCGACCTTCATCAAGAAAGGAGTGCCCATCATTTTTGCTGATGAACTTGATGATTCTAAGCCACCTCCATCATCTAGCATGCCCCTTATCCTTCAAGAGGAGAAACCTCCTCTTCCCCCACCCGAGTACCCCAACATGGCCAGTCCAGAGACTACGCCTCTAAACCAGGACCTTTTGGGTGAGTACACGGGCCTGCAAGACGAGGACCCTAATGCCCCTCCTTACCAGCCTCCGCCACCTTTCTCCACCCCCATGGAGGGTAAAGGGTCTCGCCCCAAGAACATGACCCCCTACAGATCCCCACCCCCATATGTGCCACCCTAA